The Benincasa hispida cultivar B227 chromosome 9, ASM972705v1, whole genome shotgun sequence genome has a segment encoding these proteins:
- the LOC120085067 gene encoding uncharacterized protein LOC120085067: MSAAFSSCFRPSSGHHRHRRRCRSSSSISGCPNLTTCIYHTNFALFSLSWSQSLFSHSLLLHFHQNPNPFDSPLNLSSSSSSSSSSISFRLLIRPLIPRNKHGSEKLSDSIHVFWDLRRARFSSSPEPDSGFFIAVVVDGEMTLLVGDMINEASTKIRAAKPPRIPQTLILKREHVIAHKIYTTKAKFAGQIREIEIDCGFSNYNDDELGLSFSVDGKKVLEIKRLKWKFRGNERIEVAGVPMDVYWDVYNWVFELEKENRGNAVFMFRFEEEDKEQSNPVGRQQNWNLGLNELEWRRMRSSLSSSSVSVSMSTSSVGSSAGASSSVMEWANSEDSDQIGAPLGFSLLIYAWRR, encoded by the coding sequence ATGTCGGCCGCCTTCTCTTCCTGCTTCCGCCCATCCTCCGGCCACCACCGCCATCGTCGCCGTTGCCGCTCTTCCTCCTCAATTTCCGGCTGCCCTAATCTCACCACCTGCATTTACCACACCAATTTCGCTCTCTTTTCCCTCTCTTGGTCTCAATCCCTCTTCTCTCACTCCCTTCTCCTTCACTTCCATCAAAACCCTAATCCATTTGATTCACCTCtaaatctttcttcttcttcttcttcttcttcttcttcaatctctttTCGCCTCCTTATCAGACCTCTAATTCCACGGAACAAGCACGGCTCTGAGAAGCTTTCTGACAGCATCCATGTCTTCTGGGACCTTCGCCGAGCCCGTTTCTCATCCTCGCCCGAACCCGATTCTGGATTCTTCATCGCCGTCGTCGTTGACGGTGAAATGACGCTTCTCGTCGGCGATATGATCAACGAAGCCTCCACGAAGATCAGAGCGGCTAAACCGCCCCGAATTCCCCAAACCCTAATTCTCAAAAGGGAACATGTAATCGCCCACAAAATCTACACCACGAAGGCAAAATTCGCCGGTCAAATCCGAGAAATCGAAATCGATTGCGGCTTCTCCAACTACAACGACGACGAATTGGGACTCTCGTTCAGTGTTGATGGAAAAAAGGTTCTAGAAATCAAGCGGCTGAAATGGAAGTTTAGGGGAAATGAAAGAATCGAAGTCGCCGGAGTTCCAATGGATGTGTATTGGGATGTCTATAATTGGGTTTTCGAATTGGAGAAAGAAAACAGAGGAAATGCAGTGTTTATGTTCAGATTCGAAGAGGAAGACAAAGAACAGAGCAATCCAGTGGGGCGACAGCAGAATTGGAATCTAGGATTGAACGAATTGGAGTGGAGAAGGATGAGAAGTAGCTTATCCTCATCATCGGTTTCAGTCTCGATGTCGACGTCGTCCGTCGGATCGTCCGCCGGAGCTAGTTCCTCAGTTATGGAGTGGGCTAACAGTGAAGATAGCGATCAAATTGGAGCACCATTGGGATTTTCTCTACTAATATACGCTTGGAGAAGGTGA
- the LOC120084712 gene encoding deSI-like protein At4g17486 isoform X1 codes for MLCRIALMSKKKKSGTVPVYLNVYDLTPINGYAYWLGLGVYHSGVQVHGVEYAFGAHEHATSGIFEVEPRQCPGFTFRKSICIGRTNLGPKDVRSFMEKLAEEYSGNTYHLITRNCNHFCNDVCVRLTGKPIPSWVNRLARLGLFCNCVLPASLNEAKVRQVRSGDKLNEGVKKKLKSQPSRYNDTSSSKPPPPPLPSNPPTSTVKVSRQKRCIPSSSSVIHSSASTTLTLKLKGWNEEEEEEERRKKKKDLYENMSTQVEMALMEVGMVGTGWWRLRPLSIHFHLPLIVSLWTQSLL; via the exons ATGTTGTGCAGAATTGCTTTGatgtcgaagaagaagaagagtggaaCAGTGCCGGtttatttgaatgtatatgaTTTAACGCCGATCAATGGCTATGCGTATTGGCTCGGTCTTGGGGTTTACCATTCCGGTGTGCAAG TTCATGGAGTTGAATATGCATTTGGAGCACATGAACATGCAACTTCAGGTATATTTGAGGTGGAACCAAGACAATGTCCTGGTTTTACATTTCGGAAATCAATTTGCATTGGAAGAACGAATCTAGGTCCAAAAGATGTTCGATCGTTCATGGAGAAACTAGCCGAAGAGTACTCTGGGAACACTTATCATCTTATAACTAGGAATTGCAACCACTTCTGCAATGATGTATGTGTAAGATTGACAGGGAAACCAATCCCTAGCTGGGTTAACCGACTTGCTCGACTTG GTCTTTTCTGCAACTGCGTTCTTCCAGCGAGTTTGAATGAAGCAAAAGTTCGACAAGTAAGATCAGGAGATAAGCTTAATGAAGGTGtaaagaagaaattgaaaagcCAACCAAGTAGGTATAATGATACATCTTCTTCTAAGCCCCCACCACCACCTTTGCCTTCCAATCCTCCAACTTCAACCGTCAAAGTAAGTAGACAAAAACGATGTAtcccatcatcatcatcggtgATTCATTCTTCAGCATCCACAACTCTGACTCTAAAGCT AAAAGGAtggaatgaagaagaagaagaagaagaaagaagaaagaagaagaaggatttgTATGAAAATATGTCAACTCAAGTGGAGATGGCATTAATGGAAGTGGGTATGGTGGGGACTGGTTGGTGGAGGCTCCGTCCTCTTTCCATTCACTTTCATTTACCATTGATTGTTTCTTTATGGACCCAAAGTCTTCTCTGA
- the LOC120084712 gene encoding deSI-like protein At4g17486 isoform X2 → MLCRIALMSKKKKSGTVPVYLNVYDLTPINGYAYWLGLGVYHSGVQVHGVEYAFGAHEHATSGIFEVEPRQCPGFTFRKSICIGRTNLGPKDVRSFMEKLAEEYSGNTYHLITRNCNHFCNDVCVRLTGKPIPSWVNRLARLGLFCNCVLPASLNEAKVRQVRSGDKLNEGVKKKLKSQPSRYNDTSSSKPPPPPLPSNPPTSTVKVSRQKRCIPSSSSVIHSSASTTLTLKL, encoded by the exons ATGTTGTGCAGAATTGCTTTGatgtcgaagaagaagaagagtggaaCAGTGCCGGtttatttgaatgtatatgaTTTAACGCCGATCAATGGCTATGCGTATTGGCTCGGTCTTGGGGTTTACCATTCCGGTGTGCAAG TTCATGGAGTTGAATATGCATTTGGAGCACATGAACATGCAACTTCAGGTATATTTGAGGTGGAACCAAGACAATGTCCTGGTTTTACATTTCGGAAATCAATTTGCATTGGAAGAACGAATCTAGGTCCAAAAGATGTTCGATCGTTCATGGAGAAACTAGCCGAAGAGTACTCTGGGAACACTTATCATCTTATAACTAGGAATTGCAACCACTTCTGCAATGATGTATGTGTAAGATTGACAGGGAAACCAATCCCTAGCTGGGTTAACCGACTTGCTCGACTTG GTCTTTTCTGCAACTGCGTTCTTCCAGCGAGTTTGAATGAAGCAAAAGTTCGACAAGTAAGATCAGGAGATAAGCTTAATGAAGGTGtaaagaagaaattgaaaagcCAACCAAGTAGGTATAATGATACATCTTCTTCTAAGCCCCCACCACCACCTTTGCCTTCCAATCCTCCAACTTCAACCGTCAAAGTAAGTAGACAAAAACGATGTAtcccatcatcatcatcggtgATTCATTCTTCAGCATCCACAACTCTGACTCTAAAGCTGTAA
- the LOC120085179 gene encoding uncharacterized protein At2g39795, mitochondrial → MSAVFRSAHRQIRSSYGKILTRRLWKRHCSPSQSTIISTSLFTRPFVSAANPKSPFDAITLRVIRNEIEYQSDYAPPHQPATMFNSFTVEDQPGMQWITLKGKFGDTEDIKVEATMFDGCESVPKLGDDSDGEEDLRLHISVLVDISKGDGSEDLEFVCSAWPDSLEVQKLYVLKRDRMLARPYMGPDFRKLSGEMQTKFRKFLAERRIDKELAVFLHEYMMNKDRCELIRWLGTVKSFVER, encoded by the exons ATGTCGGCCGTTTTCCGATCAGCTCACCGGCAGATTCGATCATCTTACGGTAAAATTCTTACACGTCGATTATGGAAACGCCATTGTTCGCCTTCACAAAGCACCATCATCTCAACATCGCTCTTCACCAGGCCATTTGTTTCCGCCGCCAATCCCAAATCTCCCTTCGACGCCATCACTCTCAGAGTAATTCGTAACGAGATCGAGTACCAGTCCGATTACGCTCCTCCTCATCAG CCTGCAACGATGTTCAATTCGTTTACGGTTGAAGACCAACCGGGAATGCAGTGGATTACACTGAAAGGGAAATTTGGGGACACTGAAGATATTAAAGTTGAAGCAACGATGTTTGATGGCTGTGAATCTGTTCCCAAACTTGGAGACGATAGCGATGGTGAAGAAGACCTCCGTCTTCATATTAGCGTGCTTGTTGATATTTCGAAGGGGGATGGTTCTGAAGATTTGGAGTTCGTTTGCTCGGCATGGCCTGATTCTTTGGAGGTTCAGAAATTATATGTACTTAAACGCGATAGAATGCTTGCAAGACCCTATATGGGTCCTGATTTTAG GAAATTGAGTGGTGAAATGCAGACAAAATTTCGGAAGTTCTTAGCAGAAAGGAGGATAGATAAGGAGCTCGCTGTATTTTTGCATGAATATATGATGAACAAAGATAGATGTGAACTTATTCGATGGTTGGGAACTGTCAAGTCTTTTGTGGAAAGATAA